In Rhizobium sp. BG4, the genomic stretch TCGGAGAAGCTGCCGCTGTTGAAATTGCCGGAATACCAGGCCGGGCTATAGGCGACCGCGCCGGCTGCGGCGGCCGCCAGCCAGGTTTCGAAGGTCTGGCTCCAGGGCTTTTCGACGCCGAGCGCCACGGCATAGGGCAAGAGCTTTTCGAAATGCTGCGGCGACATCTCCGGCGCGCCCGCCATGTTCATGCGGTCCTTCTCGGCGAGCGTCAGATACTGCCTGAGGCCATCGATGCCATCCATCATCTTGGCGCCGAGCATCGTCGGCGCGCCCATGATGAAAACGTAGAGCATGTTGAGGAAGACGATGCCGCCGACGGCAAAGAGCATCGGCGTTTCATGAAACTCCATCAGCGACGAGAACAGCGCCAGCGCCAGTGAGGAGACGATCGAGAAGCCGATGAAACCGGCAATGCCGATCGCCACGACCGACATGATCTTGGCGCCGAGCGAATGGCCGCGCCTGAACGACTTGGCAAAACCGGCGACGAAAAGCGAAAGGAAGGCGACGACGGCGATCGGGACGATCATCAGCGCGATCGTATCGGGCTGCAGCGAGCCGAAGACGAAGAGGATGATCAGCACCGCGACGCTGAGCACGACGCCACCGATCACATAGCCGGTATTGGCGTTGTAATATTTGCCGCGATGCTCGCGCTCGATCGCCGAGCGGAAATTCTGGCCGACGGATTTGACCCGCTCGCCATTGGCCTTGTCGATGGTCAGCGATCCGCGGCTGCCGACGGCGTTCAGCAGGCTCGCCTCGCCCGCCTCGAACTTCTGGCCGACATTGGGTTTGTCGGTGCGGCGGATGACGATCGACTGCTTGAGATCCTCAAGCACGACGAAGCCGCGCACGGCAAGGTTCAGCGCGCTCGCCGACAGCGCCGTCCAGCCCTGGCCGGAGAAGCCCTTGTTATCGATGTAATTGACGAGCGCCGGCGAGATGCCGTCAGGCGCATCCCAGCGCGGCACGACGACGCCACGGGCCGGATCGCGCCCGACCTTCAGCCAGGAGCGGGTGTAGTAGAGGAAGACCAGCAGCAGACCGCCGAAGCCGATGAAATAATCGCGGTTATCCTTCAGCCACCACATGTTCTGATCGGATGAGCTCGGCGGATCAATGGCGCCCTTGGGAAACTTGACGGCGATCGTCAGTCCCTCTTCAGCGTTCAGAGGCTGTGTCGTGGAAAAGACCGGGCGGGTGTTGCTGCCGGAGACGCGGGCGTTCCTGTCCGTCGCGCCAAGCGGGCCGGTGAAGAAATTGGTATCGGTGGCGGCCACACCATCGGGCAGATTGACGGTCGCCGTCGCCGCCATGATCGGGAAGATCCAGCCGTTGCCGGTGACGTTCCAATAGAGTTCGTCGTGATCGGGGAAATAGCGTATCTGCCGGTTGGTGCGGTAGGTGAAGACATATTGATGGCGGCCGGGCGAGAGCATTACGTCTTCCGAACCGGCATAGATGCGGATGCCGCCGGAGATCGATTCCGTCTTCCAGGGTTCGTCATTCCCGTCGCGGGTGACCGAGACGACATCGAAATCGACGCTCCGCAGACGGCCGTTCTCATCGGTGAAGGTCAGCGGGAAATCGCGGAAGATGCCGCGGCGGATGCGGTTACCCTCGGCATTGACGGTGATGGTCTCGGCCACCGTCATCGCCCCGCTCTTTTCCAGCCGGATATCCGAATTGAAGGAGGAGATGATCTCGGCGCCAAGTGCCGTGCGCACCGTCAGCGTCATGAAGAGCGCCAGGCACACACCGAAAGACCGCAGGATCATTCCACCCCTCCCCGATCGCGGCAGCTGCCGCTTTGCTATCTCAACTTTCGTTGGCGTAGGTGACGCCGAGCGCGGCGAGCATGCGCCAATAGGCGGGAACCGTCTTGCCGACGCAATCCGGATCCAGAATGGTGATGCCGTCGATCTTCAGGCCCGCCAGCGCAAAGCTCATGGCGATGCGGTGATCGGCGAAGGTATCGATCGACGCCGGCAGATGCTGGCCGGCGAGATCAGGATCGGCATTGACGATCAGGTCGTCGCCTTCCTCGCGGGCGAGATCGGCACGGATCTGCGTCAGGCCGGTCGACAGCGCGCGGATGCGGTCGCATTCCTTGACGCGCAGATTGGCGATGCCGACGAAGCGGACGGGCGTGTTGTTGAAGGCTGCAAGAACGGCGAGCGTCGGCACGGCATCCTGCATCTGCGAGCCGTCGATTTCGGCCGGCAGGTTCGGGAACTTGGCGATGACGTCGTAGGCCTTGGCATCCGGCTGGGTGAAGGCAGCGTTGGGCACGCCGAGATCGATCTTTCCGCCGGTCAGCACTTCGGCCGCCCAGAAATAGGTGGCGGCGGAGGCATCGGGCTCGATGACGAAATCGACGGCGGTATAGCCTGTTGGTTCGACCTGCCAGGTGACGGGGCTGGTCTTTTCGACCTTGGCGCCGAACGCGCGCATCGCCGCCGTCGTCAGGTCGATATAGCCGAGCGCGCCGATATCCTCGCCGAGAAGCTCGATGGTGACAGGCTTGCTGCCACCGGCGGCCATCATCAGAAGCGCGGAGACATACTGGCTGGAAAGGCCGCCATCGATCTCGATGCGGGTGGCATCGAAAGTGCCGGTGCCGTTGATCTTGACGGGCGGGCAGCCGGCTTCGGTGCTGGCATCGATGCCGAGCGTGCGCAGCGCATCGACGAGCGGGCCGATCGGGCGCTTGCGCATATGCTGGTCGCCATCGACGATGACGGTGCCATCGACGAGTGCGGCAGCGGCCGTCAGGAAGCGGGTGGCGGTGCCGGCATTGCCGAGGAACAGCGGCTCCTTCGGCGGCAGAAGCTTGCCGCTGCCTGTTACCACGAAGCTCGTATCATCGGGCTCTTCGATCTTGACGCCCATGGCGCGCAGGGCGTCGGCCATATAGCGCGTGTCGTCGCTCTTCAGCGCGCCGGTCAGGCGGCTGGTGCCCTTGGCGAGACCGGCAAGCAGTAGCGCCCGGTTGGTGATCGACTTCGAACCCGGCGCCACGGCGCGCCCTTCGAGCGGAGCCTTGACCGGGATGATCGTGAGTTTCTTGTCTGTACCCATTACGCTGTATTCCATCCATTGCGCTGCCGTGACCGGCCCTGCTCATAGCAGCTTTTGCGCAAAGACAAACGTCAGAATTTGACCTGTGGGACGGCGCGATCCGCCTCGTTGGTGATCTCGAAATAGTCCTTCTTCTGGAAACCGAACTGACCGGCAACCAGATTGGACGGGAAGCTCTCGACCTTGACGTTCAGATCGCGGGCGGCACCGTTATAATAACGGCGGGCCATCTGGATTTCACTTTCCATGGTTTCCAGCGAGCTCTGCAGCTCAGCAAAATTCGCGTTCGCCTTCAGATCCGGATAGGCTTCGGCAAGCGCGATGACACGCCCAAGTGCGGCACCGAGCAGACCTTCGGCCTGCGCCCTGCCGGCCACATCGCCAGAAGGCACGGCCTGCGCCTTATTGCGCAAGGCCACGACCTCTTCCAGCGTGGTCTTCTCGTGGGTGGCGTATCCCTTCACCGTCTCGATCAGGTTCGGGATCAAATCCGCACGCCGCTTCAGCTGCACATCGATACCCGACCAGGCCTCCTCCGCCATCTGCCGGGCCCGCACGAGGCCGTTATAGACGAAGATGGCGTAGAGGGCGATCAGTACGATCAAGCCGAGAATGATATACATCGCGAATCCCCCGCAACGGAAATAGAGTTGCGGCGAGACTATGCATGTTGCGAAGAATTGTCATCCGGGAACTCACGCGATCGTGAGCTCCCCAAAGCGGTGATTTACGCGGCGTCTTTCGCGAGGTTGACCCCGCCAGCATCCGTCAGCAGGAAGGCTTCGCCGCAGGCCTTGGCGAGCGTGCGGACGCGCAGGATGTAGCCCTGGCGCTCGGTGACCGAGATGACGCCGCGGGCGTCGAGCAGGTTGAAGACGTGGGACGCCTTGATGCACTGGTCGTAGGCCGGGAAGACGCATTTGTGGAGGCGCTGGTTGTCGGCATCGCCGGGGGCGCCGGCGGCGAGCAGCGCCTGGCATTCCTTCTCGGCATCGATGAAATGGCGATGCAGCATCTCGGTATTGGCGAATTCGAAATTGTGGCGGGAATATTCCTGCTCTGCCTGCAGGAAGACTTCGCCATAGCTGATCTTCTCGTCGCCTTCGCGGCCGTTGAAGTTCAGGTCGTAGACGTTGTCGACGCCCTGGACATACATGGCGAGGCGCTCGAGGCCGTAGGTGAGCTCGCCCGCAACCGGCGCGCATTCGATGCCGCAGACCTGCTGGAAATAGGTAAACTGCGAGACTTCCATACCGTCGCACCAGCATTCCCAGCCGAGACCCCAGGCGCCGAGCGTCGGGCTTTCCCAGTCGTCCTCGACGAAGCGGATATCGTGCAGCAGCGGATCGAGGCCGATGGCGGCGAGCGAGCCGAGATAGAGCTCCTGCAGGTTCGGCGGGTTCGGCTTCAGGATCACCTGGTACTGGTAATAGTGCTGCAGGCGGTTCGGGTTTTCGCCGTAGCGGCCGTCCGACGGGCGCCGGGAGGGCTGCACATAGGCGGCCTTCCACGGCTTCGGGCCAAGGGCGCGCAGCGTGGTTGCCGGGTGGAAGGTACCGGCGCCGACTTCCATGTCGTAAGGCTGCAGAACCGCACAACCCTTGTCCGCCCAGTAATTATGCAGGGTCAGGATCAGCGCCTGGAAGGAGCGCTTCGGATTCATATGGTCGGGGATCGATGCAGACATGGGAATTCACCGTTGCTTATTTTGCCGGGACAGGTGCCACGGCGGGGGACAAGGGTCAATAGATAACGTATGATCGCAATGGTTTCGAACGGATACAGGCTATGAACGTCAAGACCACAGTGACGCTGTCGGATGAGGACCTCCGCTTTGCCGAGGAACTGGTGGAAGCCGGGCGCTTTCCGAGCGTCTCCGACGTGATCGGCGAAGGGCTGGCGCGGCTGCGGCTTGAAGAGAGCGGCGAGGACGATCCGGTTGCGGGGATGGCGGATGAGATCCGGCGGCGGATGGAATTGCCGCGGGATCAGTTCATCAACATGGAAGACGACGACCTCTTCGAGCGCGTCCGCAAACGGCTGAACTCCAGGCCCGCGCGATGAGCGAACGCTACCGCCTGCGTTATCACCCAGGCGCGACCGACGATCTCTTCAATATTTTCACGCTGATCGAAGACTATGCCGGGACGGCTATCGCCAACCGGAAGTTTTCCGAGATCGAACGGGTGACGAAAAGCCTGGTCGACTTCCCATACAAGGCAGCCCCTCGGGACGAGGTCTGTCAGGGGCTTCGCATCATTCCGGCCGCCGAAGAGGCGGTCATCTGCTTCACGATCGACGAAGGCGACAAGTCCCTTCTTATATTGGCGATCGGCTATGCCGGTTCGGACTGGGAAGCACGCGTGAAAGAGCGGCGCTAAGGCGCCTACTCATCCTCCCGCTTCACCCGGTACTCGCCGGTCACCGGATCCTTCACCAGCGTGCCGACGGCGCCGGTCTGGCGCTCCCTTTCGGTGCGGCGGGATTTTTCCTGGAGGCGCTGGGCGTCGGAGATGAAGCGGCGGTAGAGCCACCAGCCGGCGCATATCAGGATTGCAATCGTAACAAGCTGCGCCATGGCCCCCTCGCCTATCTCTTCTTATAGCCCGTAGCGGCTCCACAATGCCTTTTCTTCGGCTGTTTCGACAAGTCCCGCCGCAAGACCTGATGCCGCACCTTCGAGCGACATGGTGGAGATGCCGGGAACGCGGCGGCCGAAGAGGCCGCGGGCGGCGGTGACGAGCTCCAGCTTCGTCTTGTGGCCGTAGCGCTTCTTCAATTCCTGGCGCATGTCGCCGAGGCCGTCGATGAGGCCGAGTTCGAGGCCGCGGGTACCGGTCCAGAACAGGCCGGAGAAGACGGTCGCGTCATCCTTCAATTTGCCGGCGCGGCGCTCGCGCACCATCGATATGAAGACCTGGTGGATCTCGAGCTGCAGGGTCTTCAGATACTCGATGTCCTTTTCCTTTTCCGGCTGGAAGGGATCGAGGATCACCTTGTTTTCGCCGGCGGTATAGACGCGGCGCTCGACGCCGATCTTCTTCAGAAGTTCCGGAAAGCCGAAGCCGCCGGAGACCACGCCGATCGAGCCGACGATCGAGGTGGGATCGGCGATGATCTCGTCACCGGCCAGCGCGATCATGTAGCCGCCGGAGGCCGCGACATCCTCGACGAAGACGAGCACCTTCTTCTGCTTCTCGCGGGCCAGCTCACGGATGCGGGTGAAGATCAGGCGCGACTGGACCGGCGAGCCACCGGGCGAATTGATCGAGATCGCCACAGCCGGCGCATCCTTGGCGGAGAAAGCCTTTTCGAGCATCGGGGCGACCGAGGCCAGATTGAGCGCAGGACGAAACTGGTTGCCGCCGCTCATGATGGCGCCCTGCAGCCTGACGACGGGGATCACCACCCCTTCCTTGCGGAAGCGCTTCGGCATCAGCTTTCTCAAAAATCCGGCCATTTTCAAATCCTTCTTCGCATTTCGGCGTCGCAATCCATGTATGCAGCGCAACGGCAAACACAATGGGAAAGCGCCGAAAACCGCGTCAGAATTACCGGAAAAACGCACACTCCATTTTCTTGTTGCGAATGACTTGCATTATCATTCTAATCGGTCATAGTGCCAATATAAGCAACAGGTGGAAATGACATGGATGTTTTGAATCCGCAGAGAAAAGGCGGCTGGCGGTATGAACGCCAGGAAGCCTCGCTCTCCGACGTCTATCGCAGCGTCAATACGAGACGCGACGGATCGAAACTCCGCAGGATCGCCGCCTTTGCCGGCCCGGGCTACATGGTCGCCGTCGGCTACATGGATCCGGGCAACTGGGCGACCTCGCTCGCCGGTGGTTCGAAGTTCGGCTATGCGCTGCTGACGGTGGCGCTGCTTTCCAACCTGATGGCGATCGTGCTGCAATCGCTCTGCGCCCGGCTCGCCATCGGTTCCGGCCGCGATCTGGCACAGGCCTGCCGCGATGCCTTTCCGAAGTGGGTTTCCGTTCCGCTCTGGGCCTTTGCGGAAATCGCCATCATCGCCACCGATATCGCCGAGGTGATCGGCACGGCGATCGGTCTGAACCTGATCTTCGGCGTGCCGCTGGAGCTCGGCGTGCTGATCACCGCGCTCGACGTTTTCCTCATCCTCTACCTGCAGAAGATGGGCTTCCGCTGGGTCGAGGCCTTCATCATCACCCTGCTCGGCGTCATCGCGCTCTGCTTCGGCGTGCAGATCCTGCTTGCCGATCCGCAATGGGGCGCGGTTCTCAAGGGCTTCTTCCCGACGACGGAGATCGTCACCAATCCGGAAATGCTCTACCTGGCGCTCGGCATTCTCGGCGCCACCGTCATGCCGCATAATCTCTACCTGCATTCCGGCATCGTGCAGACACGCGACTTCGGCCACACGCTGCCCGAAAAGCGCGAGGCGCTGACCTTTGCGACGATCGACTCGACGGTGGCGCTGTGTTTCGCGCTGCTGATCAACGCCTCGATCCTGATCCTGGCGGCAGCCGCCTTCAACGCCAATGGCCAGACCAATATCGTCGAGCTCGGCGAAGCGCACTCGCTGCTGGCGCCGCTGCTTGGCCTCGCCATCGCGCCGACGCTGTTCGGCATCGCTCTGCTCTGCTGTGGCCTGAATTCAACGGTGACGGCAACGCTTGCCGGCCAGATCGTCATGGAAGGCTTCATCAAGATGAAGGTCCAGCCATGGGTGCGCCGCCTGATCACCCGGGCGATCGCCATCATCCCGGCCGCCTTCGTCACCATCTGGTACGGCGATGCGGGGACGGCGGAACTGCTGATCCTGACGCAGGTCGTGCTCAGCCTGCAGCTCTCCTTCGCCGTCTTCCCGCTGGTGATGTTCACCGCCAGCAAGGCGAAGATGGGCGAACTCGTCGCTCCCCGCTGGCTCTCGGCGATCGCCTATCTGATCGCCATCGTCATCGCCGGACTGAACATCAAGCTGCTCTTCGACTTCGTGATCGGCTAAAGCCGCTCATAGGCCGCGCGGCCGTTGTTGAAATCATCGACGAGGGGGGAGAACTTGTGGCTCCCCTCTTCGTGCATGATCAGCGGCGCGCGCAGCGACAGCCGTGCCCGCGAGCCCTTGATCGCCGTCAGCAGGATGCGCACGGCGTTTTCGCCCTGGCGGGGATGGATGGCGGTGATTTCGATGCCGCCGAAGCGGCGGCCGCAGGCGGCGATGATCTCGGCGATCGATTCCGGGCGGGCGATCAGCGACAGCTGGCCGCCAGGGATCATGATGGCGCCGGCGGTGCGGATCCAGCTTTCGAACAATCCTTCGGTCATCGCATGCGCCTCGGCCTTCAGGGCATCCGGCGTCTTGCGGTCGCCTGAAGCGTTAAATGGCGGGTTCATGATGACGTGGTGGAAGACCTCGTCGGGAAGCCCAGCATCGTTGCGCGCCTTGGCAGTCAGCGTCACATCGGCCTCGATTACCGAGACGCGCCCGGCCATATGGGCGTTTTCGGACAGAGCGATGCTGCGGCGGGCATAATCCGCCATCTCCGCCGAGCGCTCGAAGAGAACGGCTTCAGCCTTCGGAAGCCGCGAGGCGACGCCGAGCCCTGCCGCACCGGCACCGGCGCCGAGATCGGCAACCCTGACCGGCCTGTCATCGGCGACCAGAGCGGCGAGCAGCATGGCATCCATACCCGACCGGTGCCCCCTGCCCTTCGGCTGGACGATGTGGAAGCCGCCGCGGTGGAAGGCATCGATCGTTTCGGAAACCGGGCTCGTCATAGGTTCACTTTTCCGCGCGCAGCTCGTCTGCCAGACCGGCATCGGTGAGGATGCGGCGGGCCTGAACGGCGCGCTCGTCATCGACAAGCAGGCGGCGCGGCAGCATGCCGAGCGAACCCTCCAGAATGCTCATGCCCTGATCGGCTACGAAGCAGTGAATTCCGGCATCCTTTAACAGGCTCTGCGCAAACGAGAGCAGGACGGGATCGTTGGCACGGATAAGTTCATGCATTTGCGGTCAATTCCGTTTCAAATTTGCGCTACGCGACAATTCACCCCTTGCCGCTTCTGCCGCCCCTTTCTATTGTCAAATTCAAAGAGTGAACAGGAGTCCGGGTCGTTGGGCGTGGTCATACCGCTTGAAGAAAGCAAAAACAAACTGGCATCCGTCAAGCCGCTGGTCGATTTGACAAAGGCGGACATGGAGCGGGTCAACCAGCTTATCCTTTCGAAGGCCGGTTCCGACGTGCAGATGATCCCGGAGGTGGCCAACCACCTGATCTCTTCCGGCGGCAAGCGCCTGCGCCCGATGCTGACGCTCGCCTCGTCCTGTCTGTTCGGCTACAAGGGCGAGAACCACATCAAGCTCGCGACCTCGGTCGAATTCATGCATACGGCGACGCTTCTGCATGACGACGTGGTCGACGAAAGCGACCTGCGCCGCGGCAAGTCCACGGCCCGCACCATCTGGGGCAACCAGGCCAGCGTCCTCGTCGGCGACTTCCTGCTCGGCCAGGCCTTCCGCATGATGGTCGATGTCGGCTCGCTCGATGCGCTCGACGTTCTCTCTTCGGCTGCCTGCGTCATCGCCGAGGGCGAGGTACTGCAGCTTTCGGTCGCCAAGAACATGGAAACGACCGAGGACGACTATCTCTCGGTCATCCGCGCCAAGACGGCGGCGCTGTTTGCGGCAGCCGCCGAAGTCGGCCCGATCGTTGCCGATGCCGGCAAGTCCGGCCGCAACGCGATGAAGTCCTACGGCATGAATCTCGGCCTCGCCTTCCAGCTGGTCGACGATGCGCTGGATTACGGCGGCAAGGCTGCCGATCTCGGCAAGAATGTCGGCGACGATTTCCGCGAAGGCAAGATCACGCTTCCCGTCATCCTCGCCTACCGCCGCGGCACGCAGGAAGAGCGTGCCTTCTGGCGCGATGCGATCGAGGGCGGCAACAGCAGCGATGCGAACCTTGAAAAGGCCCTCGGCCTGATCACCAAATACGGCACGCTGAACGATACGATCGCCCGGGCGGTCCACTATGGCACGATCGCGCGCGACGCTCTGGCGCCGCTTCCCGATACGTCCTGGAAATCGGCCATGATGGAAGTCATCGACTTCTGCATCGAGCGCGTGAACTAATCAAAGGTCTTTGATCGCGGGCTGATTTTG encodes the following:
- a CDS encoding 3-phosphoshikimate 1-carboxyvinyltransferase, whose protein sequence is MGTDKKLTIIPVKAPLEGRAVAPGSKSITNRALLLAGLAKGTSRLTGALKSDDTRYMADALRAMGVKIEEPDDTSFVVTGSGKLLPPKEPLFLGNAGTATRFLTAAAALVDGTVIVDGDQHMRKRPIGPLVDALRTLGIDASTEAGCPPVKINGTGTFDATRIEIDGGLSSQYVSALLMMAAGGSKPVTIELLGEDIGALGYIDLTTAAMRAFGAKVEKTSPVTWQVEPTGYTAVDFVIEPDASAATYFWAAEVLTGGKIDLGVPNAAFTQPDAKAYDVIAKFPNLPAEIDGSQMQDAVPTLAVLAAFNNTPVRFVGIANLRVKECDRIRALSTGLTQIRADLAREEGDDLIVNADPDLAGQHLPASIDTFADHRIAMSFALAGLKIDGITILDPDCVGKTVPAYWRMLAALGVTYANES
- a CDS encoding LemA family protein, which gives rise to MYIILGLIVLIALYAIFVYNGLVRARQMAEEAWSGIDVQLKRRADLIPNLIETVKGYATHEKTTLEEVVALRNKAQAVPSGDVAGRAQAEGLLGAALGRVIALAEAYPDLKANANFAELQSSLETMESEIQMARRYYNGAARDLNVKVESFPSNLVAGQFGFQKKDYFEITNEADRAVPQVKF
- a CDS encoding glycine--tRNA ligase subunit alpha: MSASIPDHMNPKRSFQALILTLHNYWADKGCAVLQPYDMEVGAGTFHPATTLRALGPKPWKAAYVQPSRRPSDGRYGENPNRLQHYYQYQVILKPNPPNLQELYLGSLAAIGLDPLLHDIRFVEDDWESPTLGAWGLGWECWCDGMEVSQFTYFQQVCGIECAPVAGELTYGLERLAMYVQGVDNVYDLNFNGREGDEKISYGEVFLQAEQEYSRHNFEFANTEMLHRHFIDAEKECQALLAAGAPGDADNQRLHKCVFPAYDQCIKASHVFNLLDARGVISVTERQGYILRVRTLAKACGEAFLLTDAGGVNLAKDAA
- a CDS encoding type II toxin-antitoxin system RelE/ParE family toxin, producing MSERYRLRYHPGATDDLFNIFTLIEDYAGTAIANRKFSEIERVTKSLVDFPYKAAPRDEVCQGLRIIPAAEEAVICFTIDEGDKSLLILAIGYAGSDWEARVKERR
- a CDS encoding S49 family peptidase, which gives rise to MAGFLRKLMPKRFRKEGVVIPVVRLQGAIMSGGNQFRPALNLASVAPMLEKAFSAKDAPAVAISINSPGGSPVQSRLIFTRIRELAREKQKKVLVFVEDVAASGGYMIALAGDEIIADPTSIVGSIGVVSGGFGFPELLKKIGVERRVYTAGENKVILDPFQPEKEKDIEYLKTLQLEIHQVFISMVRERRAGKLKDDATVFSGLFWTGTRGLELGLIDGLGDMRQELKKRYGHKTKLELVTAARGLFGRRVPGISTMSLEGAASGLAAGLVETAEEKALWSRYGL
- a CDS encoding Nramp family divalent metal transporter, whose translation is MDVLNPQRKGGWRYERQEASLSDVYRSVNTRRDGSKLRRIAAFAGPGYMVAVGYMDPGNWATSLAGGSKFGYALLTVALLSNLMAIVLQSLCARLAIGSGRDLAQACRDAFPKWVSVPLWAFAEIAIIATDIAEVIGTAIGLNLIFGVPLELGVLITALDVFLILYLQKMGFRWVEAFIITLLGVIALCFGVQILLADPQWGAVLKGFFPTTEIVTNPEMLYLALGILGATVMPHNLYLHSGIVQTRDFGHTLPEKREALTFATIDSTVALCFALLINASILILAAAAFNANGQTNIVELGEAHSLLAPLLGLAIAPTLFGIALLCCGLNSTVTATLAGQIVMEGFIKMKVQPWVRRLITRAIAIIPAAFVTIWYGDAGTAELLILTQVVLSLQLSFAVFPLVMFTASKAKMGELVAPRWLSAIAYLIAIVIAGLNIKLLFDFVIG
- a CDS encoding methyltransferase; its protein translation is MTSPVSETIDAFHRGGFHIVQPKGRGHRSGMDAMLLAALVADDRPVRVADLGAGAGAAGLGVASRLPKAEAVLFERSAEMADYARRSIALSENAHMAGRVSVIEADVTLTAKARNDAGLPDEVFHHVIMNPPFNASGDRKTPDALKAEAHAMTEGLFESWIRTAGAIMIPGGQLSLIARPESIAEIIAACGRRFGGIEITAIHPRQGENAVRILLTAIKGSRARLSLRAPLIMHEEGSHKFSPLVDDFNNGRAAYERL
- a CDS encoding DUF2007 domain-containing protein, whose protein sequence is MHELIRANDPVLLSFAQSLLKDAGIHCFVADQGMSILEGSLGMLPRRLLVDDERAVQARRILTDAGLADELRAEK
- a CDS encoding polyprenyl synthetase family protein gives rise to the protein MGVVIPLEESKNKLASVKPLVDLTKADMERVNQLILSKAGSDVQMIPEVANHLISSGGKRLRPMLTLASSCLFGYKGENHIKLATSVEFMHTATLLHDDVVDESDLRRGKSTARTIWGNQASVLVGDFLLGQAFRMMVDVGSLDALDVLSSAACVIAEGEVLQLSVAKNMETTEDDYLSVIRAKTAALFAAAAEVGPIVADAGKSGRNAMKSYGMNLGLAFQLVDDALDYGGKAADLGKNVGDDFREGKITLPVILAYRRGTQEERAFWRDAIEGGNSSDANLEKALGLITKYGTLNDTIARAVHYGTIARDALAPLPDTSWKSAMMEVIDFCIERVN